A single Dehalococcoidales bacterium DNA region contains:
- a CDS encoding desulfoferrodoxin family protein, protein MQFQDILKTAESEGKEKHVPVIEIGKGKGEGGADIVHVVVGKETPHPNTVEHHIGWVELFGVKQNGQVINLGRAAFAPAYTSPNVRFQVPVTEFMAFCALAYCNVHGVWGNCLEV, encoded by the coding sequence ATGCAGTTCCAGGATATACTGAAAACCGCGGAGTCCGAGGGAAAGGAAAAGCATGTACCGGTTATTGAGATCGGTAAGGGTAAAGGAGAAGGTGGAGCCGATATTGTGCACGTGGTGGTGGGCAAGGAAACACCGCACCCCAACACGGTGGAGCACCATATCGGTTGGGTTGAGCTATTCGGGGTGAAGCAGAACGGACAGGTGATAAACCTCGGTCGAGCTGCCTTTGCCCCTGCCTACACCAGCCCCAATGTCAGGTTCCAGGTGCCGGTGACAGAATTCATGGCTTTCTGTGCCCTTGCCTACTGTAACGTACACGGTGTGTGGGGAAATTGCCTGGAAGTCTGA
- a CDS encoding ferritin-like domain-containing protein codes for MDKDGIIALLNQDLEGEHGAIIQYLTHAYAMGEGEIACEIEPLAREEMRHLDWLAEAIVELGGVPSLERGKMRMGGESVADWMRNDVLLEEDGINLYREHIKIIDDPEIKRLLQRILSDEESHHGDFEHFVNKAQKEGAKDVRGSRTDKVVQTLNWGIEHEYTVILQYMFQSHMTTNPEAKKQLEDQAINEMQHLGWLAEKIIDISGNPRIEHTEVDRSTKTADMLRADIKIEQEVANTYDRAAREIEEAGLKRLLLRIRDHEIYHTEIFNDLLKKEEQ; via the coding sequence ATGGACAAAGATGGAATTATTGCCCTTTTAAATCAGGACCTTGAGGGTGAGCATGGTGCCATCATTCAGTACCTAACACATGCTTATGCTATGGGAGAAGGTGAGATAGCTTGTGAGATTGAGCCACTCGCCAGGGAGGAAATGCGCCACCTGGACTGGCTAGCGGAGGCTATCGTAGAACTGGGTGGTGTTCCCAGTTTAGAGCGGGGTAAGATGCGCATGGGTGGCGAGTCAGTAGCCGACTGGATGAGAAATGATGTGCTTCTGGAAGAAGATGGCATAAACCTGTATCGGGAGCACATCAAGATTATAGATGACCCTGAGATAAAGAGGCTATTACAGCGTATCCTGTCTGACGAAGAATCACACCACGGTGATTTCGAGCACTTCGTTAACAAGGCGCAGAAGGAAGGAGCCAAAGATGTGAGGGGTAGTCGTACGGACAAGGTTGTCCAGACTCTCAACTGGGGTATCGAGCATGAGTATACGGTTATTCTACAATATATGTTCCAGTCACATATGACCACCAATCCGGAGGCCAAAAAGCAATTGGAAGACCAGGCTATTAACGAGATGCAGCACCTGGGATGGCTCGCTGAAAAGATAATCGATATCAGCGGCAATCCGAGAATTGAACACACCGAGGTTGATCGGTCAACTAAGACTGCTGATATGCTCCGAGCTGACATCAAGATCGAGCAGGAGGTGGCTAACACCTATGACCGTGCCGCCAGGGAGATTGAGGAGGCGGGCCTTAAACGGCTCCTGCTTCGTATCAGAGACCATGAAATATACCATACTGAGATTTTCAATGACCTGTTAAAGAAAGAGGAGCAGTAA
- a CDS encoding catalase yields the protein MSEEKKVYTTGFGAPVDNDQNSITAGSNGPVLMQDTHLLEKLGHFDRERIPERVVHAKGTGAHGYFEVTADVTRYTRAKFLSEIGKRTDVFARFSTVGGEKGSADAERDPRGFAVKFYTEEGNYDMTGNNTPVFFIRDPLKFPDFIHTQKRHPGTNLKDADMFWDFLSLTPESIHQVTILFSDRGTPRTFRNMNGYSSHTFKWYNTKGEYFWVQYHFKTEQGIQNLTRDEATEMKGKDPDHATRDLHEAIERGEYPSWRLEMQIMPPQQAKEYHFDPFDITKVWFHADYPPFTIGRMVLNRNPQNYFSEVEQAAFSPANFVPGIAASPDKMLQGRLFSYHDTHLHRLGPNYHLLPINRPKATKVNYYQRDGFMNFTDNGGDSPNYYPNSFDGPEPQVDVAEPPVEVSGQAARQPYTHPNDDFFQAGELYRRVMTDEDREHLIGNITTHLCNAQKRIQLRQTAIFCKADAEYGRRVAEGLGLDIKEVETLAEMSQEERAKATS from the coding sequence ATGTCAGAAGAGAAGAAAGTCTACACTACCGGTTTCGGCGCACCAGTCGATAACGATCAAAACAGTATAACTGCAGGCAGTAACGGCCCCGTACTGATGCAGGATACACACCTTCTGGAAAAGCTGGGGCATTTCGACCGGGAGCGTATCCCGGAACGTGTCGTCCATGCCAAAGGTACCGGGGCACACGGCTACTTTGAGGTTACCGCCGACGTAACCAGGTACACCAGGGCAAAATTCTTGTCCGAAATCGGTAAGCGCACCGATGTCTTCGCCCGCTTTTCCACTGTGGGTGGCGAGAAGGGATCGGCAGATGCGGAAAGAGACCCCCGCGGATTCGCAGTCAAGTTCTACACTGAAGAAGGCAATTACGACATGACCGGGAACAATACGCCCGTCTTCTTCATCCGTGACCCGCTGAAATTCCCTGATTTCATTCATACTCAGAAACGCCACCCGGGCACCAACCTTAAAGATGCGGACATGTTCTGGGATTTCCTTTCTCTGACCCCGGAATCTATCCACCAGGTTACCATCCTCTTTTCCGACCGGGGGACACCCAGGACATTCCGAAACATGAACGGTTACAGCAGCCACACATTCAAGTGGTACAACACAAAGGGTGAATATTTCTGGGTACAGTATCACTTCAAAACGGAGCAGGGAATCCAGAATCTAACCCGTGACGAAGCCACCGAAATGAAGGGGAAAGACCCTGATCATGCAACGCGCGACCTTCATGAGGCTATTGAAAGAGGTGAATACCCATCCTGGCGGTTGGAAATGCAGATTATGCCCCCGCAGCAGGCCAAGGAATATCACTTCGATCCTTTCGATATCACCAAAGTCTGGTTCCATGCTGATTATCCACCTTTCACTATAGGTCGTATGGTACTCAACCGGAATCCCCAAAATTACTTTTCCGAGGTGGAGCAGGCTGCTTTTTCTCCCGCGAACTTCGTTCCTGGAATTGCAGCCTCACCAGACAAAATGCTACAGGGGAGGCTTTTCTCCTACCATGACACTCATCTACACCGCCTGGGGCCCAACTATCATCTGTTGCCCATCAACAGACCCAAGGCCACAAAAGTCAATTACTACCAGCGTGACGGTTTCATGAATTTCACCGACAACGGTGGTGACAGCCCGAATTATTATCCCAACAGCTTTGATGGTCCGGAACCCCAAGTGGATGTTGCTGAGCCCCCGGTTGAAGTATCCGGACAAGCCGCTCGTCAACCTTATACCCATCCCAATGATGATTTCTTCCAGGCCGGAGAACTCTACCGAAGGGTGATGACCGATGAGGATAGAGAGCACTTGATTGGCAATATTACAACACATCTTTGCAATGCGCAGAAACGGATTCAGCTGCGCCAGACTGCTATCTTCTGTAAAGCTGATGCGGAATATGGCCGCCGCGTAGCCGAGGGACTGGGTCTCGACATTAAAGAGGTAGAAACCCTGGCTGAGATGTCTCAGGAAGAACGAGCTAAGGCTACGTCTTAG
- a CDS encoding ferritin family protein, translating to MNWRQFIRVMKIDERGARAKYKIASKAAKSQAMKEIFEKLAYEEEVHIDVLNRFEKELTSLLAEEKKR from the coding sequence ATGAACTGGCGGCAATTCATTCGCGTGATGAAGATAGATGAAAGAGGTGCACGGGCAAAGTATAAAATTGCATCTAAGGCAGCAAAGAGTCAGGCCATGAAAGAAATCTTCGAGAAACTGGCCTATGAAGAGGAAGTCCACATTGACGTTCTGAATAGATTTGAAAAGGAACTCACCTCTCTATTGGCTGAAGAAAAAAAGCGATAG